The following are encoded together in the Mycolicibacterium arabiense genome:
- a CDS encoding citrate synthase, which translates to MPENASSDEVASLRYPGGEIDLDIVKATEGSDAIALGSLLAKTGYTTYDGGFVNTSSTKSAITYIDGDAGILRYRGYPIEQLAEKSTFIEVSYLLIYGELPTADQLEKFTNQIQRHTLLHEDLKRFFDGFPRNAHPMPVLSSAVNALSAYYQDSLDPLDKGQVELSTIRLLAKLPTIAAYAYKKSEGQPFLYPDNSLTLVENFLRMTFGFPAEPYEVDPEIVRALDMLLILHADHEQNCSTSTVRLVGSSQANLFTSISGGINALWGPLHGGANQAVLEMLSKIRDGDDDVATFVKKVKNREDGVKLMGFGHRVYKNYDPRARIVKEQADKILAKIGIQDPLLDIAKELEEIALTDDFFVERKLYPNVDYYTGVIYRAMGFPTRMFTVLFALGRLPGWIAHWREMHEEPSKIGRPRQIYTGYTERDYADIGGR; encoded by the coding sequence GTGCCCGAAAACGCCAGTTCCGACGAGGTCGCCTCGCTCCGTTACCCGGGCGGCGAAATCGACCTGGACATCGTCAAGGCGACTGAGGGATCCGACGCGATCGCGCTGGGATCGCTGCTGGCCAAGACGGGCTACACCACGTACGACGGCGGGTTCGTCAACACCTCGTCGACCAAGAGTGCGATCACCTACATCGACGGCGACGCGGGCATCCTGCGCTACCGCGGTTACCCGATCGAGCAGCTTGCCGAGAAGTCGACCTTCATCGAGGTGAGCTACCTGCTGATCTACGGGGAACTCCCCACGGCCGATCAGCTCGAGAAGTTCACCAACCAGATCCAGCGGCACACCCTGCTGCACGAGGACCTCAAGCGGTTCTTCGACGGCTTCCCCCGCAACGCGCACCCAATGCCGGTGCTCTCCAGCGCGGTGAACGCGCTCAGCGCGTACTACCAGGACTCGCTGGATCCGCTCGACAAGGGACAGGTCGAACTCTCGACCATCCGCCTGCTCGCCAAGCTCCCGACGATCGCCGCGTACGCGTACAAGAAGTCCGAGGGCCAGCCGTTCCTGTACCCGGACAACTCGCTGACGCTGGTGGAGAACTTCCTGCGGATGACGTTCGGCTTCCCCGCCGAGCCCTACGAGGTGGACCCCGAGATCGTGCGGGCGCTGGACATGCTGCTGATCCTGCACGCCGACCACGAGCAGAACTGCTCGACGTCGACGGTGCGCCTGGTCGGCTCGTCGCAGGCGAACCTGTTCACCTCGATCTCGGGCGGCATCAACGCGCTCTGGGGTCCGCTGCACGGCGGCGCCAATCAGGCTGTGCTGGAGATGTTGTCGAAGATCCGCGACGGCGACGACGACGTGGCGACCTTCGTGAAGAAGGTCAAGAACCGCGAAGACGGCGTGAAGCTGATGGGCTTCGGGCACCGGGTCTACAAGAACTACGATCCGCGCGCCCGCATCGTCAAGGAGCAGGCCGACAAGATCCTCGCCAAGATCGGCATACAGGATCCGCTGCTCGACATCGCGAAGGAACTCGAGGAGATCGCGCTCACCGACGACTTCTTCGTCGAGCGCAAGCTCTACCCGAACGTCGACTACTACACGGGCGTGATCTACCGCGCGATGGGCTTCCCGACGCGCATGTTCACGGTCCTGTTCGCGCTCGGCCGGCTGCCCGGCTGGATTGCGCACTGGCGTGAGATGCACGAGGAGCCGAGCAAGATCGGCCGCCCGCGTCAGATCTACACGGGGTACACCGAGCGCGACTACGCCGACATTGGCGGCCGCTAG
- the arfA gene encoding channel-forming protein ArfA/OmpATb codes for MSDSGEDRVVGDWRPESKLYRRPPGLRWVLAAMIVPLVLAVIGWAGSAGSDDAAQPSAPPPVPSATATPAPMTTTSVPPAGPFGAFSMARTGNGYTLGGEMPEDQKRELVDAIRFALPGATVVDQIKVNPKVRAPDAALLGGVFSVTPDVTGFDLRLANGTVRVTGTAQSEKQKADVTSAVGDAWPGTRVVNDIRVG; via the coding sequence GTGTCGGACAGCGGTGAGGACCGCGTCGTCGGCGACTGGCGGCCGGAGTCGAAGCTCTACCGCAGGCCGCCGGGCCTGCGCTGGGTGCTCGCGGCGATGATCGTCCCGCTGGTGCTCGCGGTGATCGGCTGGGCCGGCTCCGCCGGGTCGGATGACGCGGCACAACCGTCCGCGCCGCCGCCGGTGCCCAGTGCCACCGCCACGCCGGCGCCGATGACGACCACGTCCGTGCCGCCCGCTGGGCCGTTCGGGGCGTTCTCGATGGCGCGTACCGGCAACGGCTACACCCTCGGCGGAGAGATGCCCGAGGACCAGAAGCGTGAACTCGTCGATGCCATCCGCTTCGCGCTGCCCGGCGCCACGGTCGTCGATCAGATCAAGGTCAACCCGAAGGTGCGTGCGCCCGACGCCGCGCTGCTCGGCGGGGTGTTCAGCGTGACACCCGACGTCACCGGCTTCGACCTCCGACTGGCGAACGGCACGGTGCGGGTCACCGGCACCGCGCAGTCCGAGAAGCAGAAGGCCGACGTCACGTCTGCAGTCGGCGACGCGTGGCCGGGCACGCGGGTCGTCAACGACATCCGAGTCGGCTGA
- the arfC gene encoding channel accessory protein ArfC, sunset domain variant — translation MTGPNWWLFAVAFVLGAALTWALMVRRVRREVPVHEPRISAGAAILDAAQPKTPRRVDVTGDSHEAEESDVVEPYGPGSVRLAIGTADAPVGYPVKIDEGATTLHAPGSAGYEELVADVFFSDVTAAERAGFSS, via the coding sequence GTGACCGGACCGAACTGGTGGTTGTTCGCCGTCGCGTTCGTGCTCGGCGCCGCGCTGACGTGGGCGCTGATGGTGCGCCGGGTCCGGCGCGAGGTCCCGGTCCACGAACCCCGCATCAGTGCGGGTGCCGCGATTCTCGATGCGGCTCAACCCAAGACGCCGAGGCGGGTCGACGTCACCGGCGACTCGCACGAGGCCGAGGAGTCCGACGTCGTGGAGCCCTACGGTCCCGGGTCGGTGCGCCTGGCGATCGGCACGGCCGACGCTCCGGTCGGCTATCCCGTCAAGATCGACGAGGGAGCGACGACCCTGCACGCGCCCGGCAGCGCCGGTTACGAGGAGTTGGTCGCCGACGTGTTCTTCAGCGACGTCACGGCCGCCGAACGGGCGGGCTTCTCTAGCTAG
- the arfB gene encoding channel accessory protein ArfB, whose product MDFVIQWLWYLAAFLLGSLAAWIVAAVTIGYVSEQEALEAMPGAREPRDRS is encoded by the coding sequence ATGGACTTCGTGATTCAGTGGCTCTGGTACCTGGCAGCGTTCCTGCTCGGCTCGCTGGCCGCTTGGATCGTGGCCGCCGTGACGATCGGCTACGTCAGCGAGCAGGAGGCGCTCGAGGCCATGCCGGGCGCCCGCGAGCCGAGGGACCGATCGTGA
- a CDS encoding MarR family winged helix-turn-helix transcriptional regulator produces MSANPLADDVWRAMAAVVFDNRDGWKRDVIETSGLPFSRIRVLRRLARKAMSLREIAEATMMDAPAATVAINDLEDRGLVVRTPDPADRRSKLVSLTQAGCDVVARIDRVEDPAPPSIAALSDDDLRALRDVLAKLTAG; encoded by the coding sequence GTGTCCGCTAACCCACTCGCCGACGACGTGTGGCGCGCGATGGCCGCCGTGGTGTTCGACAACCGCGACGGGTGGAAGCGCGACGTCATCGAGACCTCCGGCCTGCCGTTCAGCCGCATCCGGGTGCTACGTCGGTTGGCGCGAAAGGCCATGTCGCTGCGCGAGATCGCGGAGGCGACCATGATGGACGCCCCGGCCGCGACGGTGGCGATCAACGACCTCGAGGACCGCGGTCTCGTGGTCCGCACACCCGACCCGGCCGACCGGCGCTCGAAGCTGGTCTCGCTGACCCAGGCGGGCTGCGACGTCGTCGCCCGCATCGACCGCGTGGAGGATCCCGCGCCGCCGTCCATCGCCGCGTTGAGCGACGACGACCTGCGGGCGCTGCGCGACGTCCTGGCCAAGCTGACGGCGGGCTAG
- a CDS encoding MFS transporter yields the protein MARLFADTTPLRNQDFARLWWAGIPTVIGAGLTLFAVPVQLYALTQNSAYVGLAGVFALVPLVVFGLWGGALADAMDRRTLLVIASCGLAVASVLLWLQAALRVNNVWLVLCLLAFQQAFYAINSPTRAAAIPRILPGDQLPAANALNMTVTQFGSIVGPLLAGIMLSWVDLSTLYLIDAVTCVLPIWATYRLRRIPATSQERGSSRWGVGAVLDGLRYLAGNTVVLMSFVVDLIAMIFGMPRALFPQIAHESFGGPIEGGTTMALLAAGISIGAVAGGVFSGWLPRIRRQGLAVVIAIVVWGAAMVGFGLACGFSDGRAGTLLWFAVAFLVVGGAADMVSSAFRNTILQQAASDELRGRLQGVFIVVVAGGPRVADTLHGAAAAAVGTTAAAAGGGALVVVGVMIATLAVPAFVRYRVSGLTT from the coding sequence GTGGCGCGGCTGTTCGCCGACACCACACCCCTGCGCAACCAGGACTTCGCGCGGCTGTGGTGGGCAGGCATCCCCACCGTCATCGGCGCCGGGCTGACGCTGTTCGCGGTTCCGGTTCAGCTGTACGCGCTGACCCAGAACTCGGCGTACGTCGGCCTCGCCGGCGTCTTCGCGCTCGTGCCGCTCGTCGTGTTCGGGCTGTGGGGTGGCGCGCTGGCCGACGCGATGGACCGCCGGACGCTGCTGGTGATCGCCTCCTGCGGGCTGGCGGTCGCCTCGGTGCTGCTGTGGTTGCAGGCGGCACTTCGGGTGAACAACGTCTGGCTGGTGTTGTGCCTGTTGGCCTTTCAACAGGCGTTCTACGCCATCAACTCGCCGACCAGGGCGGCCGCGATCCCGCGCATCCTGCCCGGTGACCAGCTGCCCGCGGCCAATGCGCTGAACATGACGGTGACGCAGTTCGGCTCGATCGTGGGGCCGCTGCTGGCAGGCATCATGCTGAGCTGGGTCGACTTGTCCACCCTGTATCTGATCGACGCCGTCACGTGCGTGCTGCCGATCTGGGCGACGTACCGCCTGCGCCGCATCCCCGCGACGTCACAGGAACGGGGGTCGTCGCGCTGGGGCGTCGGCGCAGTCCTCGACGGCCTCCGGTACCTCGCCGGGAACACGGTGGTGCTGATGTCGTTCGTCGTCGACCTGATCGCGATGATCTTCGGCATGCCGCGGGCATTGTTCCCGCAGATCGCGCACGAGAGCTTCGGCGGTCCGATCGAGGGCGGCACCACGATGGCGCTGCTGGCGGCGGGCATCTCGATCGGCGCGGTCGCGGGCGGGGTGTTCTCCGGCTGGTTGCCGCGGATCCGTCGCCAGGGCCTTGCGGTGGTGATCGCGATCGTGGTGTGGGGCGCGGCGATGGTGGGCTTCGGCCTGGCGTGCGGTTTCAGCGATGGCCGTGCCGGCACGCTGCTCTGGTTCGCGGTGGCGTTCTTGGTGGTCGGCGGGGCCGCGGACATGGTGTCGTCGGCGTTTCGGAACACGATCCTGCAGCAGGCGGCGTCCGACGAACTGCGCGGCAGGCTGCAGGGGGTGTTCATCGTGGTGGTGGCGGGCGGCCCGCGGGTGGCCGACACACTGCACGGTGCCGCGGCGGCCGCGGTCGGCACCACCGCGGCGGCAGCCGGGGGCGGCGCCCTGGTCGTGGTGGGCGTGATGATCGCGACGCTCGCGGTGCCCGCCTTCGTGCGGTATCGCGTATCCGGGCTGACGACTTAG
- a CDS encoding MFS transporter encodes MNETIGTLTPRRKAIVLVSCCLSLLIVSMDATIVNVAIPAIRDDLHASSSQLQWIVDVYTLVLASLLMLSGAMGDRFGRRRVFQIGLTVFAVGSLLCSLAPNIETLIVARLLQAVGGSMLNPVALSIISQVFTGRVERARALGFWGAVVGISMALGPVVGGLLIETVSWRAVFWINLPICALAIVLTAVFVPETKSLTMRNVDPIGQALAVVFLFGVVFALIEGPGLGWSHPLVIAIAVVAAAALAAFVRYEGRRHDPFIDLRFFRSIPFTGATVTAICAFAAWGAFLFMMSLYLQGERGYSAMHTGLIYLPIAIGALVFSPLSGRLVGRYGARPSLLTAGVLITTSAIMLTFLTATTPVWELVVLFAVFGIGFSMVNAPITNAAVSGMPLDRAGAASAVTSTSRQVGVSIGVALCGSVAGGALSGAGIDFASAARPLWFVCVALGVVVFGIGVLSTSPRALRSAERLAPLIAGKSTTAEEDARVR; translated from the coding sequence GTGAATGAAACCATTGGGACGCTGACGCCGAGGCGCAAGGCCATCGTCCTGGTGTCCTGCTGCCTGAGCCTGCTCATCGTGTCGATGGACGCCACCATCGTGAACGTCGCGATCCCGGCGATCCGCGACGACCTGCACGCCTCGTCGTCGCAGCTGCAGTGGATCGTCGACGTCTACACCCTGGTGCTGGCGTCGCTGCTCATGCTCTCGGGGGCCATGGGCGACCGGTTCGGCAGGCGGCGGGTGTTCCAGATCGGCCTGACGGTCTTCGCCGTCGGGTCGCTGCTGTGCAGCCTCGCACCCAACATCGAGACCTTGATCGTCGCCCGCCTGCTCCAGGCGGTCGGTGGATCCATGCTGAATCCCGTTGCGCTGTCCATCATCTCGCAGGTGTTCACCGGCCGCGTGGAGCGCGCTCGCGCGCTGGGCTTCTGGGGTGCGGTGGTCGGCATCTCGATGGCGCTCGGCCCGGTCGTGGGCGGTCTGCTGATCGAGACGGTGAGCTGGCGGGCCGTGTTCTGGATCAACCTGCCGATCTGCGCCCTTGCGATCGTGCTGACCGCCGTCTTCGTGCCCGAGACCAAGTCGCTGACGATGCGCAACGTCGACCCGATCGGCCAGGCGCTGGCGGTGGTGTTCCTGTTCGGCGTGGTGTTCGCGCTCATCGAGGGCCCCGGCCTGGGTTGGTCTCACCCGCTGGTCATCGCGATCGCCGTGGTGGCCGCCGCCGCGCTGGCCGCCTTCGTCCGCTACGAAGGGCGACGGCACGACCCGTTCATCGACCTGCGCTTCTTCCGCAGCATCCCCTTCACGGGGGCGACGGTGACCGCCATCTGCGCCTTCGCGGCGTGGGGTGCGTTCCTGTTCATGATGTCGCTCTACCTGCAGGGCGAACGCGGCTACTCGGCGATGCACACCGGTCTGATCTACCTACCCATCGCCATCGGCGCACTGGTGTTCTCGCCGCTGTCCGGCCGCCTGGTGGGTCGTTACGGCGCGCGGCCATCCCTGTTGACGGCGGGAGTGCTGATCACGACGTCGGCGATCATGCTGACCTTCCTGACCGCCACCACGCCGGTGTGGGAACTGGTCGTGCTGTTCGCCGTCTTCGGCATCGGCTTCTCGATGGTCAACGCGCCCATCACGAATGCCGCGGTGAGCGGCATGCCCCTGGACCGGGCGGGCGCCGCGTCCGCGGTCACGTCGACCAGTCGTCAGGTGGGCGTGAGCATCGGCGTGGCGCTGTGCGGATCGGTGGCCGGGGGAGCGCTGTCCGGCGCCGGCATCGACTTCGCGTCGGCGGCGCGGCCACTGTGGTTCGTCTGCGTCGCATTGGGTGTCGTGGTCTTTGGCATCGGCGTCCTGTCGACCTCACCGCGGGCGCTGCGTTCCGCCGAGCGGCTGGCACCGCTGATCGCGGGCAAGTCCACGACCGCCGAGGAGGACGCGCGTGTCCGCTAA
- a CDS encoding phytoene desaturase family protein: MRHDRYDAVVVGGGHNGLVAAAYLARAGKRVCVLERLDHAGGAAVSAHAFDGVDARLSRYSYLVTLLPRRIVDDLGADVRLARREYSSYTPNPADGGSTGLLIGAQSSFDAIGAGRDAEAFADFYRRCAKVTQRLWPTLLEPLRTRSQARTLATGDLGTDATWSALMDRPIGETITAVVADDVVRGVMATDALIGTFARTDEPSLVQNACFLYHLVGGGTGDWDVPIGGMGAVSGALEAAASRFGAEIVTGAEVFEVSPDGDVSYRDASGEHLVHGDVVLAGVTPTVLAGLLGEAAPDSAPGSQVKVNLMLSRLPRLRDGSVRPEQAFGGTFHVNETLSQLDSAYDAASAGNIPDPLPCEIYCHSLSDPSILSDDLRRSGAQTLTVFGLHTPHHLVAGRQPDGVRRVLTDAVLESLNAVLAEPIQDVILTDRHGAPCIETKTTADLQDTLGMTAGHIFHGGLSWPFTEDDDPLDTPARRWGVATGHDRIMLCGSGSRRGGAVSGIGGHNAAMAVLEEV; the protein is encoded by the coding sequence GTGCGGCACGACCGGTACGACGCCGTCGTCGTCGGTGGTGGGCACAACGGTCTGGTGGCCGCGGCCTATCTCGCCCGCGCGGGCAAGCGGGTGTGCGTGCTCGAACGTCTCGACCACGCGGGCGGTGCCGCCGTCTCGGCCCACGCCTTCGACGGCGTCGACGCGCGCCTGTCGCGGTACTCGTACCTCGTCACCCTGCTGCCCAGACGGATCGTCGACGACCTTGGCGCCGACGTCCGGTTGGCTCGGCGTGAGTACTCGTCGTACACGCCGAACCCCGCCGACGGCGGCAGCACCGGCCTGCTGATCGGCGCCCAGAGTTCATTCGACGCGATCGGCGCCGGCCGCGACGCCGAGGCGTTCGCCGACTTCTACCGGCGTTGTGCCAAAGTGACGCAACGGCTTTGGCCGACGCTGCTCGAACCGTTGCGCACCCGCTCGCAGGCGCGCACGCTCGCCACGGGCGACCTAGGCACCGACGCGACGTGGTCGGCGCTGATGGATCGCCCGATCGGCGAGACGATCACGGCGGTGGTGGCCGACGACGTCGTACGCGGCGTCATGGCGACCGACGCGCTGATCGGCACCTTCGCCCGCACCGACGAACCGTCGCTGGTCCAGAACGCCTGCTTCCTCTACCACCTGGTGGGCGGCGGAACGGGCGATTGGGACGTGCCGATCGGCGGCATGGGCGCCGTCAGCGGGGCGCTCGAGGCGGCGGCATCCCGGTTCGGCGCCGAGATCGTCACCGGTGCCGAGGTCTTCGAGGTGTCGCCAGACGGTGACGTCTCCTACCGCGACGCCTCGGGCGAGCACCTGGTGCACGGCGACGTGGTGCTCGCAGGCGTCACCCCCACCGTGCTGGCCGGGCTACTCGGCGAGGCCGCACCGGACTCGGCACCCGGCTCGCAGGTGAAGGTCAACCTGATGCTGTCACGGTTGCCGCGGCTGCGCGACGGTTCCGTGCGCCCGGAGCAGGCTTTCGGTGGCACGTTCCACGTCAACGAGACGCTGTCGCAACTGGACTCGGCCTACGACGCGGCGTCGGCGGGCAACATTCCCGACCCGCTGCCGTGTGAGATCTACTGTCATTCGCTGAGCGATCCCAGCATCCTGTCCGATGACCTGCGACGCTCGGGTGCGCAGACGCTGACGGTGTTCGGGCTGCACACCCCGCACCACCTGGTCGCCGGGCGCCAACCCGACGGGGTGCGCCGGGTCCTGACCGATGCGGTGCTCGAGTCGCTGAACGCCGTTCTCGCCGAGCCGATTCAGGACGTCATCCTGACCGACCGCCACGGGGCGCCGTGCATCGAGACCAAGACCACGGCCGACCTGCAGGACACCCTGGGCATGACGGCGGGACACATCTTCCACGGTGGCCTGTCGTGGCCGTTCACCGAGGACGACGACCCGCTGGACACGCCCGCGCGCCGGTGGGGCGTCGCGACCGGTCACGATCGAATCATGCTGTGCGGATCGGGGTCTCGCCGCGGCGGGGCGGTGTCGGGCATCGGCGGCCACAACGCGGCGATGGCGGTGCTCGAAGAGGTCTAG
- a CDS encoding FKBP-type peptidyl-prolyl cis-trans isomerase, whose translation MVITDLEVGDGAEAVPGGNVRVHYVGVEYDTGEEFDSSWNRGESIEFPLRGLIQGWQDGIPGMRVGGRRKLVIPPAQAYGPAGSGHRLSGKTLIFVIDLLDVR comes from the coding sequence ATGGTCATCACCGACCTGGAGGTGGGTGACGGCGCCGAGGCCGTGCCCGGCGGCAACGTCCGGGTGCACTACGTGGGCGTCGAGTACGACACCGGCGAGGAGTTCGACAGCTCCTGGAACCGTGGCGAGTCCATCGAGTTCCCGCTGCGCGGGCTGATCCAGGGATGGCAGGACGGTATCCCTGGCATGCGCGTCGGCGGCAGGCGCAAGCTCGTCATCCCGCCTGCGCAGGCCTACGGCCCGGCAGGCTCGGGGCACCGGCTGTCGGGCAAGACGCTCATCTTCGTCATCGATCTGCTCGACGTCCGCTAG
- a CDS encoding TetR/AcrR family transcriptional regulator, whose amino-acid sequence MSELAEDIVPGLRERKKQRTRATLIDAAMDLCLKHGYESTTVEQIAAAADVSPRTFSRYFATKDAVFLTLISDYSDEVAVELETIPAEVGPLEAQRQAHVAVLTRVAKRQVGRLTTDRIILMLRVINASDALKQAAFDFKHDATEVLIAKRMGVDIDDRRRRLVSAVFASTIVTACGDLITDTDTVRLGPQVMVDRLNDAFEQVAMFAADLPRPTDPDLEHD is encoded by the coding sequence GTGTCTGAACTGGCGGAGGACATCGTCCCCGGCTTGCGTGAACGCAAGAAGCAGCGCACCCGCGCCACGCTCATCGATGCCGCCATGGACCTCTGCCTCAAGCATGGCTACGAGAGCACGACCGTCGAGCAGATCGCGGCTGCGGCGGACGTGTCGCCGCGGACGTTCAGCCGCTACTTCGCGACCAAGGACGCGGTGTTCCTGACGCTGATCTCCGACTACTCCGACGAGGTCGCGGTCGAACTCGAGACCATTCCCGCGGAGGTGGGCCCGCTCGAGGCGCAGCGGCAGGCGCACGTCGCCGTCCTGACCCGCGTCGCGAAGCGTCAGGTGGGCCGATTGACCACCGACCGGATCATCCTCATGCTGCGCGTCATCAACGCCTCGGATGCGCTGAAGCAGGCGGCGTTCGACTTCAAGCACGACGCCACCGAGGTACTGATCGCCAAGCGGATGGGCGTCGACATCGACGACCGGCGCAGGCGGCTCGTCAGCGCGGTGTTCGCCTCGACGATCGTCACCGCCTGCGGCGACCTGATCACCGACACCGACACCGTGCGCCTCGGACCCCAGGTGATGGTGGACCGCCTGAACGACGCCTTCGAACAGGTGGCGATGTTCGCCGCGGACCTGCCCCGGCCGACGGATCCGGACCTGGAGCATGACTGA
- a CDS encoding HAMP domain-containing sensor histidine kinase: protein MNVFSRSFKRTPSLRTRVAFATAIAAAIVVGIVGAIVWIGITNDRKERLDRRLDEAAGFAIPFLPRGLDQIPRSPNDEDAIITVRQNGEVTSNTTVVLPQLEPGYADTYVNGVRYRVRTVDIQVPGPDPTSMSVAVGATYDATISDTNNLHRRVIIICSFAIGAAAVAGWLLAAFAVRPLKRLAQQTRAIDVGGDEPDVEVRGATEAVEIGEAVNGLIQRIWDEQDRTKNALASARDFAAVSSHELRTPLTAMRTNLEVLDTLDMSDDQRKEVIGDLVRTQTRIEATLAALERLAQGQLTTSDDHVPVDITELLDRAAHDAMRVYPDLEVSLVPAPTVIILGLPVGLRLAVDNAIANAVKHGGATRVQLSAVSSRAGVEIAVDDDGVGVPEEERTVVFDRFSRGSTASHSGSGLGLALVAQQAELHGGTATLESSPLGGARMLLRLPGPS from the coding sequence GTGAACGTCTTCTCGCGGTCGTTCAAGCGCACTCCGTCGCTGCGGACGCGCGTGGCGTTCGCGACGGCCATCGCCGCGGCGATCGTGGTGGGCATCGTCGGCGCGATCGTGTGGATCGGCATCACCAACGACCGCAAGGAGCGGCTGGACCGCAGGCTCGACGAGGCGGCGGGCTTTGCGATCCCGTTCCTGCCGCGCGGTCTCGACCAGATCCCGCGTTCACCGAACGACGAGGACGCCATCATCACCGTCCGCCAGAACGGCGAGGTGACGTCGAACACGACCGTCGTCCTGCCCCAGCTCGAACCCGGCTACGCCGACACCTACGTCAACGGCGTGCGCTACCGGGTCCGGACCGTCGACATCCAGGTGCCCGGGCCGGACCCGACCTCGATGTCGGTGGCGGTGGGCGCGACGTACGACGCGACGATCTCGGACACCAACAACCTGCACCGGCGGGTGATCATCATCTGCTCGTTCGCGATCGGCGCGGCCGCGGTGGCGGGCTGGCTGCTGGCGGCGTTCGCGGTGCGACCGTTGAAACGGCTGGCGCAGCAGACGCGGGCCATCGACGTGGGCGGTGACGAACCCGACGTCGAGGTGCGCGGCGCCACCGAGGCGGTCGAGATCGGTGAGGCCGTTAACGGTCTCATCCAGCGGATCTGGGACGAACAGGACCGCACCAAGAACGCACTGGCGTCCGCACGCGACTTCGCGGCCGTGTCGTCGCACGAACTGCGGACGCCGCTGACCGCGATGCGGACGAACCTCGAGGTGCTCGACACCCTCGACATGTCCGACGATCAGCGCAAGGAGGTCATCGGGGACCTCGTCCGTACGCAGACCCGCATCGAGGCGACGCTCGCGGCGCTCGAGCGGCTGGCCCAGGGTCAGCTGACCACGTCGGACGACCACGTGCCCGTCGACATCACCGAGCTGCTGGACCGCGCGGCGCACGACGCGATGCGGGTCTACCCCGACCTCGAGGTGTCGCTGGTGCCGGCGCCGACGGTCATCATCCTTGGCCTGCCCGTCGGTCTCCGGCTCGCCGTGGACAACGCGATCGCCAACGCGGTCAAGCACGGCGGCGCGACGCGGGTGCAGTTGTCGGCGGTCAGTTCGCGCGCCGGTGTCGAGATCGCGGTGGACGACGACGGCGTCGGCGTTCCGGAGGAGGAGCGCACCGTGGTGTTCGACCGGTTCTCCCGCGGCTCGACCGCGTCGCACTCGGGTTCGGGACTGGGCCTGGCGCTGGTGGCGCAGCAAGCGGAACTGCACGGTGGGACGGCGACGCTGGAGTCGAGCCCGCTGGGCGGGGCGCGGATGCTGCTGCGCCTGCCCGGGCCGTCCTAG
- a CDS encoding DUF2630 family protein has translation MDKDHDILGRVDELVAEERALREKLQHKDIDETEEHQRLKAVEVQLDQCWDLLRQRRALRESGQNPDDASVRPAGTVEGYLN, from the coding sequence ATGGACAAGGACCACGACATTCTCGGCCGCGTCGACGAACTGGTCGCCGAGGAGCGCGCGCTGCGCGAGAAGCTTCAGCACAAGGACATCGACGAGACCGAGGAGCACCAGCGGCTGAAGGCCGTCGAGGTGCAGCTCGACCAGTGCTGGGACCTGCTGCGCCAGCGCCGCGCCCTGCGCGAGTCAGGCCAGAACCCCGACGACGCCAGCGTGCGGCCCGCCGGCACGGTCGAGGGCTACCTGAACTGA
- a CDS encoding TetR family transcriptional regulator, producing MTDLPLDGLRERKKRRTRAALIEAAAELCVRQGFDKTTVDQIAAAADVAPRTFSRYFPNKESVVAAITDDLDDLMAEAMEKQPLGITEYEALLGASLEVFTGEDEDETPGFRRMAMLIRIINGSTSYRASALALRHDVTNKATMGVMARRMGVPDGDRAVTLVTDTWAILFSDSFAGLGRPGNDPIEPKIIRDRLCATVEVFRRTWQPSAGQQDPESQPHTSAPGA from the coding sequence ATGACTGACCTGCCGCTCGACGGGCTGCGCGAACGGAAGAAACGTCGGACCCGCGCGGCGCTCATCGAGGCGGCGGCCGAGCTGTGCGTGCGGCAGGGGTTCGACAAGACCACGGTCGACCAGATAGCGGCGGCCGCCGACGTGGCGCCCCGCACGTTCAGCCGCTACTTCCCGAACAAGGAGTCGGTGGTCGCGGCGATCACCGACGACCTCGACGACCTGATGGCCGAGGCGATGGAGAAGCAGCCGCTCGGCATCACGGAGTACGAGGCGCTGCTCGGTGCGTCCCTCGAGGTGTTCACCGGCGAGGACGAGGACGAGACGCCCGGCTTCCGCCGGATGGCGATGCTCATCCGCATCATCAACGGCTCGACGTCCTACCGGGCGTCGGCGCTGGCGTTGCGGCACGACGTCACGAACAAGGCCACGATGGGCGTGATGGCGCGGCGGATGGGCGTGCCCGACGGCGACCGGGCCGTCACGTTGGTGACCGATACGTGGGCGATCCTGTTCTCCGACTCGTTCGCCGGCCTCGGCCGACCGGGCAACGACCCGATCGAACCCAAGATCATCCGTGATCGCCTGTGCGCGACCGTCGAAGTGTTCCGCCGGACCTGGCAGCCGTCGGCCGGGCAGCAGGACCCCGAGAGCCAACCCCACACGAGCGCGCCCGGGGCATAG